One Phalacrocorax aristotelis chromosome 10, bGulAri2.1, whole genome shotgun sequence genomic region harbors:
- the LOC142062387 gene encoding hydroxyacylglutathione hydrolase-like protein isoform X3, which produces MKVKVISVLEDNYMYLVIEESTRDAVAVDAAVPKRLLEIIRKEDVVLRAILTTHHHWDHARGNEELARLCPGLRVYGADERIGALTHKVTHDQELTFGAIRVRCLFTPCHTSGHMCYFMWEDGCPDAPALFSGDTLFVGGCGKFFEGTAEQMYTNLTQILGALPKETKVFCGHECTVRNLKFALKVEPENEAVKKKLAWAKGGALAEVHGQDGPSGGAEDPAHREG; this is translated from the exons ATGAAGGTGAAGGTGATTTCTGTCCTGGAGGACAACTACATGTACCTGGTCATCGAGGAGAGCACCCGGGACGCCGTCGCCGTGGACGCCGCAGTCCCCAAAAGG TTGCTGGAAATCATCAGGAAGGAGGACGTGGTGCTCAGAGCGATCctcaccacccaccaccacTG GGACCACGCGAGGGGCAACGAGGAGCTGGCGAGGCTCTGCCCCGGCCTGCGGGTGTACGGCGCCGACGAGCGGATCGGGGCCCTGACGCACAAGGTGACCCACGACCAGGAGCTGACG TTTGGGGCCATCCGGGTGAGGTGCCTGTTCACCCCCTGCCACACCTCGGGCCACATGTGCTACTTCATGTGGGAGGACGGCTGCCCGGACGCGCCGGCTCTCTTCTCAG GTGACACCCTGTTTGTGGGAGGCTGCGGGAAGTTCTTCGAGGGGACGGCGGAGCAAATGTACACCAACCTTACCCAAATCCTGGGGGCTTTGCCGAAGGAGACG AAGGTGTTCTGCGGCCACGAATGCACCGTCCGAAACCTCAAGTTCGCCTTGAAAGTGGAACCAGAGAACGAAGCTGTGAAGAAGAAACTCGCGTGGGCCAAA GGAGGAGCCCTTGCGGAAGTTCACGGGCAAGACGGACCCAGTGGAGGTGCTGAGGACCCTGCGCACCGAGAAGGATAA
- the LOC142062387 gene encoding hydroxyacylglutathione hydrolase-like protein isoform X1, producing the protein MKVKVISVLEDNYMYLVIEESTRDAVAVDAAVPKRLLEIIRKEDVVLRAILTTHHHWDHARGNEELARLCPGLRVYGADERIGALTHKVTHDQELTFGAIRVRCLFTPCHTSGHMCYFMWEDGCPDAPALFSGDTLFVGGCGKFFEGTAEQMYTNLTQILGALPKETKVFCGHECTVRNLKFALKVEPENEAVKKKLAWAKQRDDEDLPTVPSTLQEEFLYNPFLRITEEPLRKFTGKTDPVEVLRTLRTEKDNFKKPKEQPNPQAMLAFDWGLFSPFLEKK; encoded by the exons ATGAAGGTGAAGGTGATTTCTGTCCTGGAGGACAACTACATGTACCTGGTCATCGAGGAGAGCACCCGGGACGCCGTCGCCGTGGACGCCGCAGTCCCCAAAAGG TTGCTGGAAATCATCAGGAAGGAGGACGTGGTGCTCAGAGCGATCctcaccacccaccaccacTG GGACCACGCGAGGGGCAACGAGGAGCTGGCGAGGCTCTGCCCCGGCCTGCGGGTGTACGGCGCCGACGAGCGGATCGGGGCCCTGACGCACAAGGTGACCCACGACCAGGAGCTGACG TTTGGGGCCATCCGGGTGAGGTGCCTGTTCACCCCCTGCCACACCTCGGGCCACATGTGCTACTTCATGTGGGAGGACGGCTGCCCGGACGCGCCGGCTCTCTTCTCAG GTGACACCCTGTTTGTGGGAGGCTGCGGGAAGTTCTTCGAGGGGACGGCGGAGCAAATGTACACCAACCTTACCCAAATCCTGGGGGCTTTGCCGAAGGAGACG AAGGTGTTCTGCGGCCACGAATGCACCGTCCGAAACCTCAAGTTCGCCTTGAAAGTGGAACCAGAGAACGAAGCTGTGAAGAAGAAACTCGCGTGGGCCAAA CAGCGGGATGACGAGGACTTGCCCACGGTGCCCTCCACGCTGCAGGAGGAGTTCCTCTACAACCCCTTCCTGCGGATCAC GGAGGAGCCCTTGCGGAAGTTCACGGGCAAGACGGACCCAGTGGAGGTGCTGAGGACCCTGCGCACCGAGAAGGATAACTTCAAGAAGCCCAAGGAGCAACCCAATCCCCAGGCCATGCTCGCGTTTGACTGGGGACTTTTCAGCCCCTTCCTCGAGAAGAAGTGA
- the LOC142062387 gene encoding hydroxyacylglutathione hydrolase-like protein isoform X2 has translation MKVKVISVLEDNYMYLVIEESTRDAVAVDAAVPKRLLEIIRKEDVVLRAILTTHHHWDHARGNEELARLCPGLRVYGADERIGALTHKVTHDQELTFGAIRVRCLFTPCHTSGHMCYFMWEDGCPDAPALFSGDTLFVGGCGKFFEGTAEQMYTNLTQILGALPKETKVFCGHECTVRNLKFALKVEPENEAVKKKLAWAKRDDEDLPTVPSTLQEEFLYNPFLRITEEPLRKFTGKTDPVEVLRTLRTEKDNFKKPKEQPNPQAMLAFDWGLFSPFLEKK, from the exons ATGAAGGTGAAGGTGATTTCTGTCCTGGAGGACAACTACATGTACCTGGTCATCGAGGAGAGCACCCGGGACGCCGTCGCCGTGGACGCCGCAGTCCCCAAAAGG TTGCTGGAAATCATCAGGAAGGAGGACGTGGTGCTCAGAGCGATCctcaccacccaccaccacTG GGACCACGCGAGGGGCAACGAGGAGCTGGCGAGGCTCTGCCCCGGCCTGCGGGTGTACGGCGCCGACGAGCGGATCGGGGCCCTGACGCACAAGGTGACCCACGACCAGGAGCTGACG TTTGGGGCCATCCGGGTGAGGTGCCTGTTCACCCCCTGCCACACCTCGGGCCACATGTGCTACTTCATGTGGGAGGACGGCTGCCCGGACGCGCCGGCTCTCTTCTCAG GTGACACCCTGTTTGTGGGAGGCTGCGGGAAGTTCTTCGAGGGGACGGCGGAGCAAATGTACACCAACCTTACCCAAATCCTGGGGGCTTTGCCGAAGGAGACG AAGGTGTTCTGCGGCCACGAATGCACCGTCCGAAACCTCAAGTTCGCCTTGAAAGTGGAACCAGAGAACGAAGCTGTGAAGAAGAAACTCGCGTGGGCCAAA CGGGATGACGAGGACTTGCCCACGGTGCCCTCCACGCTGCAGGAGGAGTTCCTCTACAACCCCTTCCTGCGGATCAC GGAGGAGCCCTTGCGGAAGTTCACGGGCAAGACGGACCCAGTGGAGGTGCTGAGGACCCTGCGCACCGAGAAGGATAACTTCAAGAAGCCCAAGGAGCAACCCAATCCCCAGGCCATGCTCGCGTTTGACTGGGGACTTTTCAGCCCCTTCCTCGAGAAGAAGTGA